In Janthinobacterium agaricidamnosum NBRC 102515 = DSM 9628, the DNA window GAGTGGCGCGGCCGGCGCGGGGGCGTTGAAAATATTCTTTAATGAGGTCGAATTCGGAGAGCATGGCGCGATTGTAATCTGTCCCCGGGTTTACAGGCTGGAATGCAGCTTGGCCAGCAGGCGGTCGAGCTGCTGCTGCTCTTCGCTGCTCAGTACCGCCAGCACGCGGCGCTCGTTTTCCAGGTGCAGGCCGACCAGTTGGTCGATCAGCGCCAGTCCGCTTTCCGTCAGCGCCACCAGCACGCCGCGCCGGTCGCTCGGGTGTTTTTGGCGCTCGATCCAGCCGGCATGTTCAAGCCGGTCGATGCGGTTGGTCATGCCGCCCGACGACAGCATCGCCGCTTCATACAGCGCGGTCGGGGTCAGCGCATACGGCGCGCCGGAGCGGCGCAGCGTGGCCAGCACGTCGAATTCTCCCGGCTGCAAGCCGTGTTCGGCGAACAGGGGATTGATACAGTCGCGCGCAATCACTTGCGCCGCCGACGCCAGTTGCCCGACCACTTGCATGGCGAACAGGTCGAGATCCGGCCGTTCCTTGCGCCATTGGTCGGCGGCAAATTGTGCGCGGTTGCGATTAACCATGATTTTTCCAAACTATTTCGATATTAAGATACATTTTCTTCTTTATGTTAAGATACTTTTCATCAAACTAATTGCATATTACACCCAGGCCTGCGGGCCGGAACAGCCAAACATCATGTCTACTTCGACCAGTAAAGCGCCGTCGGGCGCGCTTATTATCCTCGCCATTATCTTGCTCGGCCTGAATTTACGGCCGATTCTTGCCGCCATCGGTCCGTTGCTCGACCAGATCCAGGCCTCGACCGGTATCAGCAGCAGCGGCGCCGGTTTGCTGACCACCGTACCGGTATTCGCCATGGGCGTATGCGCCTTGCTGGGCGCGCAATTGCAAAAACGCCTGGGCGTCTACCGCGGTATTGCGCTGGGCAGCGTCGTGATCGGCGCCGCGTCGTTGCTGCGCTGGCCCTTGCACGGCAGCAGCGGCTTGATCGCCACCGCCGCGCTGGGCGGACTCGGCATCGCGCTGGTGCAAGCCTTGTTGCCCGCCTTTATCAAGCGCCACTTTCCCGAGCGCGCCGGACAATTGATGGGTTTGTATACCACCGGCATCATGGGCGGCGCCGCGCTGGCGGCGGCATCCGCGTCGCCGCTGGCGCGCGGCACCGGCTGGTCCGGTTTGCTGGCGCTGTGGGCGATCCCCGCCTTGCTGGCGGCGGCGCTGTGGATATGCGCGGCGCGTCCGTACCGGGCGGCGGGCGCCGGCGTCTCGGCCAAACTGCCGACCCATGCGCCGCGCGCCTGGCTGCTGATGGTGTTTTTCGGCATCGGCACCGGCGCCTATACGCTGGTGCTGGCCTGGCTGCCGCCGTATTACACCCAGCTCGGCTGGAGCGCCGCCGACAGCGGCTTGCTGCTGGGTGCGCTGACGCTGACCGAAGTCGTGGCCGGACTGGTGGTGTCGGCGCTCATCAATGCCTTTCCGGACCGCCGCGTGCTGCTGTTGACGGTGTTGCTGTGCGTGCTGGCCGGACTGGTGTGCCTGATCGTCGCACCCGCGCCGCTGGCGATTCCGGCGATTATCCTGCTCGGCTGCGGCATCGGCGCGCTGTTTCCCTTGTCGCTGATCGTCACGATGGACCATGTGCGCGACCCGGCCGGCGCCGGTTCGCTGCTCGGTTTTGTGCAGGGCGGCGGTTACATCATCGCCAGCAGCATGCCGTTCATCGCCGGCCTGATCCGCGAACACTCATCCAGCCTGAGTCAGGCCTGGATGGTGATGGCGGGCGGCGTGCTGCTGTTGCTGGTGATTGCGCTGCGCTTGTCGCCGCAGTCGCGGCTGGAAGCGAGTGGATTGCTGGCAGCGGCGCGATAAGCGCGGTATGGTCTTTGGCGTGCCGTCACCAGTGGCCAAGGGGAGCGTTTAATCGACCTTGCTGTGCAGCGCGGCCAGCAAGCCCTGCCGCAATGCCGGGGTATGTTGCGACAAGCCAAATCCGCGCAACACGCCCTGCTCATCGATAAAACGCGACACCGTGCGCTCGCCATCGTGCTCATCGCTCCAACGGCCATTGACACCAGGCAGCGGCGGCGACAAGGCCAGCGTATAGCTCGGCGTCTTGACGATCACCGCTTCGGCCTTGAATGCGATCGCCGTTGCCGTGCCGGACAAGGTCGCGGCGATGGCCCGCGCCGCCGTCATCAGCGGCGCCACATACGGCAGCACCGCGCTGCCGCCGGCGCTCGCATATTCGGCGCAATCGCCAAGCGCATAAATGCCGGGCACGCTGGTTTGCCCGAATTGATCCACGATAATGCCGCGTCCGGTAGACAAGCCGGCCGCTTGCGCCAGGGCGATGGCGGGACGCAAGCCGACCGCCGACAGCACGATATCGGCGTCAATTTTTTCGCCATTTCCCAAGGTAACTTCCAGCATGCCGGAAGGTGTCCGGTGCACGCCGCTGGCGCTGGTGTTCAGTTGCAAGGCAATCGACCGGCCGCGCCACGCCGCCGTCAATCCCAGCGACAAGGCCGGTGCGGCCAGCGCCGACAACGGCCGCGGATTCGGATCGACCAGCGTCACGTGATGGCCGGCCGACGATAAGTCTTCGGCAAATTCGGAACCGATCAGGCCGGCGCCCAGGATGGCGATGCGCGCCGGACGGCCGAGCTTGGCCAGTTGCGCACGGAACCCGGCGTAATCGTCCAGGTGGTTGATCGACAGCACTTGATGTGCGGCATCGCCGGCCAGCGGCAAGCGAATTGCTTGCGCCCCCAGCGCCAGCACCAATCGTCGAACTCGGCCACGGCGGCGCTATTGCCTTCTTGCACAGCCAGGTGGCGGAATTGCGGGTACATCTCGGTGTATTCGTAGGTCTCGCCTTCGATCGCGATTTCCAGCGCCTTGGCCGGAGTCATGTGCGCTTTCGAATACAGCAGGTCGAGATGGCCGAAGGCGTGCAGTACTTCCTGGTCGGCGGTTTCTTCAAATACCTTGGCGACGTCTTCGGCGCCGGCGGCGCGCGCCAGTTTGGCGAAGTAGCGGTATTTGATGTGCGCCATCGCTTCGCCGGCAAACGCCGATTCGAGGTTGCCGATGGTGACTGATTTGACGCCGTTGTCTTGCTGTGCCATGGTGTGCTCCGTAAATAGTGGTATTGGGAATTCTTATTAAGTAATGCAATCGATATTTAAAATATCATAGCTAAAAGCGATTGATTGTGAAAATTGATTATAAATATCAATACGATAGTATTTTATTTAGTGCCCAGGGGTACAATTATTAGCTTTAGTGATAACAGAGTGTGGCTTGGGGAAAATACCTA includes these proteins:
- a CDS encoding MarR family winged helix-turn-helix transcriptional regulator, translated to MVNRNRAQFAADQWRKERPDLDLFAMQVVGQLASAAQVIARDCINPLFAEHGLQPGEFDVLATLRRSGAPYALTPTALYEAAMLSSGGMTNRIDRLEHAGWIERQKHPSDRRGVLVALTESGLALIDQLVGLHLENERRVLAVLSSEEQQQLDRLLAKLHSSL
- a CDS encoding MFS transporter, whose translation is MSTSTSKAPSGALIILAIILLGLNLRPILAAIGPLLDQIQASTGISSSGAGLLTTVPVFAMGVCALLGAQLQKRLGVYRGIALGSVVIGAASLLRWPLHGSSGLIATAALGGLGIALVQALLPAFIKRHFPERAGQLMGLYTTGIMGGAALAAASASPLARGTGWSGLLALWAIPALLAAALWICAARPYRAAGAGVSAKLPTHAPRAWLLMVFFGIGTGAYTLVLAWLPPYYTQLGWSAADSGLLLGALTLTEVVAGLVVSALINAFPDRRVLLLTVLLCVLAGLVCLIVAPAPLAIPAIILLGCGIGALFPLSLIVTMDHVRDPAGAGSLLGFVQGGGYIIASSMPFIAGLIREHSSSLSQAWMVMAGGVLLLLVIALRLSPQSRLEASGLLAAAR
- a CDS encoding rubrerythrin family protein produces the protein MAQQDNGVKSVTIGNLESAFAGEAMAHIKYRYFAKLARAAGAEDVAKVFEETADQEVLHAFGHLDLLYSKAHMTPAKALEIAIEGETYEYTEMYPQFRHLAVQEGNSAAVAEFDDWCWRWGRKQFACRWPAMPHIKCCRSTTWTITPGSVRNWPSSAVRRASPSWAPA